The Pieris rapae chromosome 9, ilPieRapa1.1, whole genome shotgun sequence region taaaactgatttgaaTAAACTGTTTGAGTGCATTTCCAGATTTGAGGTTAATTTTcggtatgtataatttatttacatcgttactttaaaaaaatatctatattatagtaACGGTGTATACTCGTAAACCTTAAACAACTcacacaaaaaaaacttttttttacttaaacttTATATCAAAGACGTATTTGATTAAACATGCGGTCTGTCTTAGCGCTAAGTCTCGATACTAAGTGTGCACATTCTCCGAAATGCCACATATCTCTATTTGTAGATCCTTGTAAAGGCTGTCGGTTAGCACGTAGTCAGTTATCACACTTGAACCGCTTTCATTAAAACTTACGGACGGATCCCGGCAAAACACCGTTTACTTGTATgataaaatttactataacTACTTACTTTAtaatccaattttttttttattaaaaagacgacacatttaatatgttattctCTTTTCCTATATAACTCGCCCATTTATGTGTAGAATTGTCATTACACACACCCAAAATCTCTACTTTATAGTGATGAAAGGCAAAAAATATTCGAAAAGATTTCTGTTTATTatgtacctaaataaataaatatatcattaacGCGTATTCTAAGaactaaatttgaatttactaaataattttacttggATTTATGTTAAcagaaaatctttgaaacgTAAAGTAATTAACGGCTCGCCCGTTGAcgaaattatgataatattccTTTACCTATTTCCAAGacaatcttattttatttgttgtgaACTGACGACCTGCTAAGCATCCTATTAAATCTAGAAATTTCATGAAATCGTTAacgaaatgtttataaaataaacgttaaaAGAGGGCTacataaaacaacaaacaaaaacgCAATAGATTTAGAAAACGCGAGGCTCTTGGTATCTCAGaattcacaaaatataaagaaatacaaattgcattttaaattatcttaatcgTACTTTACACAGAATTCCTTcgaatttcataaaattaaaaaggttttcgCACTTCATTCTGAGGCAACCCTTTCGGGTAAACCGATACAGCGAAACGCTTTTATAAGCTAAGGGAATATTTATAGCCGATGACAAGACGCTGTGTTtggtaaataatgaaatatacactCGGGGACAGAATTTGGGTCACTCTCTAGAAATATCTAGAAATTGACGAACCAACTTCTATAGCAGGAGACGTTTATTCAGAATTTGTTTTGGCGTTGCTAATAAGCTGTATTttacaatgtttaatattttgtgtttacgTCTTTGTTGGACGGTCATATATATCTTCAATGGTTTGAAGTTtggatttattttcaaaagtaGTTCGTTTCAGGATATACTACACATATACTGCAGATAACTAAAGAATATTCCTCTTTTTATGTATCTCCTGAATCTTCCcttgacaattatttttatgccgTCTATGGACGACGCAAAGCTAAcaggtgcgttgccggcttttactttatacattgtccaaagcttaataataataatgaatgcgCTTAGTATTTTGAAAGTGCTTTTGTCTTAGAATTACGTGACTGACTAAATTTATTGTACGCGAGTGTATTAATCGCAAATTGAAATTATCTCTttgaatattcaaaatttcaatagaCGAAGCCcgacttaaaactaattaacagACACGCTAAGCTGAATAATTGTTTCAGGGTGAATTATCtacgaaaatattattttaacatccCTTCGATTTCCTTTGTAGCTCTGAATGTGAAATAATGTTCACAttagtgtatgtatgtatgtcatATAACATGTGTCccatttatgataaaaatctttcttaTATGCttctgtaatattataaaaatttaaacattaagtacttatatttaattcttgcaacaaaatatttttcagtaggtttaactttgtaaaaatttcaatttatatttacagccAGTAATAACACTACGTACTTGATGAGCAGTGCTGGCTTTGTGGTTTTAGCTTGCAATGGCAGCAGAAATTGATGTCTGAGTGTGTTTAATTCCCTCGTACTGTTACTCGGAAATTGTTTgagatcttttaaaaaaaagatttattgatttccatttagatatattataaataggaaATATCACGAAATAGAACAAAGAGAAGAACGAGAACGACTTGGGAATGAGAGATGACTAGGATCACAGGATGTATCAGCAATATTGAATGCATCGAGGAGTTCTCACAGTAgggtataaaaaaaagattttgagTATCATTGTGAGGATACCGGCGTGCCTCAAACCAAAAAGTCATCGGGTAACAGGAACAGAAGACTAATCACCAAGACTAACCAGGCCCATATCAAGAAGTTAATAACGCTACTGGTTATTTACCCTCTTAAGTAAAATGTTATTAccgtttttattgtaaacatcgtTCGTTCTTGGTtcatcgatttttttattgtaaacatcgtTAGTTTTTCGTTCATCGATTTTTCTATTGTATCACTTTGTTCCATAAAGATTATAGGCACAAATTTCAATTTGTCTTCTATTCAAGCTATTACATAAGCAAGACTAATGAACCATGTATCCATCATCACATCATCAATGTTTTTTGCCAAATGCCGAATAATAACTTAACAGTAAAACATCCAGAGGAAAATACTCTACTTACCTATAAAGAATAATCAACAATAAAgcctataaattataagtaaccTCTGGcaaatgtttaaatacatagCCGTTTGCCCAAACGTTGTATGGCTATGACGTTAGGTGGCGCTTTAAGAAGAATATAATAACGTCAGATTGAGCCAAATCAAACCATTTGACCAACCTTAGATAATAAGAGATAGAGAACGATAGCACACTAGCAATAATACAAATGATAAGTTCCATAGTATTTTCAGATGTTTGcatgtaaattttaagttattatttctaactTATCCTCAACAATGTAAGCTTACTTTGATACTCATTCCGGAAGTATTTAAGTTCTTCTTAATCTtactgtaatataacaaaagagTTTACTGAGTTTTATCTTGGATTTCTTgtgctatttaattaattatgttgtcGAACTTGATCTATGATCAAATCATCtggagtaaaaaataaaagactatattaaaaactacatttattatactaatGTGTCTTCCGATCTGATATATTCTCCTATATCAGCTTGATGGAAAGCAATAGTCGCTAGCGGGTCAGCATGTCTACAGTCTGTTGTTGATCTAGAGGTAACTCCAAAGCCTATTGGAATGTCTGACATAGTTAAGATAACTACTCCTTGATTTTTTGGTGTATTTTCTGTTATTCTACCAAGGCCTggaatagataaattattgtatgagtTACACGGTTTAagatccaaaaaaaaaatattgaatgtttttgtatgagtcactatgacatatttaatttctttgaaaaaGCATAATGTTAAGATCTACAAAAAATGCTTCATAATTTCATGCTGCAGTggaataatttcttttattattattatactgaaatattccattatattattaatcagtTGTATTATCCAGCAGAAACTTTTTGCTTTGACAGAATTAAACCAAACCAACCCAGGACCTAagtccaaaatattttattattataatacgtaTTTATCcaatttttctttacataatAATCTTCCTCAGAGATCAAGgaataaatacagtaaaatatcTCAAATTGGCCCAGCTGGCTTCAAGTTTTGTGCTTAgccatatacatattatacacaattatttctatttacataGATTGCCAAATCGTAGCTATTTCCTGTGTGTGTTTGAGTAGAAGTAGAagttaaagaattatttaaagaaaataaaagttaacatGTCACAAGAATAAAGTGaacactattaaaaaatagccaataacattgaaatattGATAGGGTTTActgtaaataacaaaaaaaactttacttaCCACTTTTAATGACATGGTGtccatataaaaattgttgttcTGATGATGGTTTAACCCAAAGCTTGTATGGAGCGTATGGAGCAATATATGTCAACGCTGTAATGTGTAGTCTAAACTTATTGGTCTTTGTAAATTTACCAAAGCATGTTCCTGCAGAAATTAAGTGGTCTGGTTTCACCGTGTGGGCTAATTGTAATAAACGCTCGGATATGTAGTATACACGATCTTTCTTCTCTCTAAAACAATATGTGCCATCTGGTCTATCAATTAGCAGCTTAACATTTACTCCAATACTGAAAAACACACAAAAGACTGTAATCAAGTTCCATTCGAGTAAAGATATGTTGAGCATAGGGGTTATAATAGTAATGGAAACACAGGATATCAGTTTTCAGATAGAATACGTACTATTTAGTTaacttttcaaataataatctagTTCGGTCCTCTGACAAAATTttcattcttaatttttaaattttccttaataaaaacacgtGCACAACACGGctgaatgttatttattaggttttgAACTAGACTTGGGTGATAAATAACGTCACAGTGAAAAAGTCACAGTGATCAGGTGCCTGCAAAAGTCACTGTgactttttagaaaataacaacGTTCCAAAATAACGTTGTTACTTCGCGGCTTCCAAGTCGTTCCGAGCGCGACCGCGCCGCGCGTTATTTGTCACGGTTGGCACTTGGCGCCAAGCGGCCGCGCTCCCTCCCGCCCGGTCCGCGGCGGCGACCAATCATCGGTAGGTAGATTGCGCGCGACGACGACAGAGCAACAAGTATAGTAGACAcggaaactataaaaaaatgtcttatttgattattatttttttcgataCTTATAGGataatgtaacaaatatttagtaattacGGAACTTGGAATTATAACATGGTGACTTTTAtccttgaaataaaataatagtattatgatagtaattttatttatacactcTCGAATtgaatatctattttttagtCATGTATTAGAAATGATTTTctctaaatttaatatcttaatcaaaacatttttatttatatagattgcGTGTAAGAAAATCTAAGTTCAACGCATAACGCATGTAAATAACAACACTTGTAAATaacttatgtatgtatataaaaatgaacaaaaaaagGTGTAAACTTgtacaaatgtataaaaattcaaatcaatGTAAATAGTTGatccaaaataataaacacgccgcacagttaaattataaaaatgcgaCAGTCCTAAGCCTGTAAAAAGTGTGAAGGATATTTTGTGATCAACTGTTCAGTCAGTCACTCTCGCCCGCGCTCAACTATAATCGACTATCGTTATGATTCCAAGTTCCAACCGTTCCACCTAGTTATCTAAGTTCCAAGCCCAATGTCGTTCCATGTAACCGACAAGTAACGACGTGACAAAGTCACGGTGATTTTACACAGTGTTTTTTTTGGAACTGGAACGACAGTCACGGTGATCGCAAAATAACGACTTAGCCCATGTCTATTTTGAACTTTTGAAGTTTCTACTTTCACAGTTCACATTCCTTCAAATTTCGTTCAATCGCCAATCTCATTCATTGTCTACAGTCAATGTCAAACGTCACAGCTGACACTTGATAATAGCAAAAGACAGATACAACAAGTGGACTTacgtttattaaaagt contains the following coding sequences:
- the LOC111004030 gene encoding 60S ribosome subunit biogenesis protein NIP7 homolog, which gives rise to MKILSEDRTRLLFEKLTKYIGVNVKLLIDRPDGTYCFREKKDRVYYISERLLQLAHTVKPDHLISAGTCFGKFTKTNKFRLHITALTYIAPYAPYKLWVKPSSEQQFLYGHHVIKSGLGRITENTPKNQGVVILTMSDIPIGFGVTSRSTTDCRHADPLATIAFHQADIGEYIRSEDTLV